The Pseudomonadota bacterium nucleotide sequence CTCAACGGTGCGGCGTTGCGCGCCGTTGGCTATACGAAAGATACGCCCGCGCCCGTGGGCGGAGAAATTCAACGCGACAAGCAAGGCAATCCCACCGGACTTCTCATCGCCAAACCCAATGCGAGTATTCTCTATTCCACATTGGCGAAGGGGCCGAAGCTGTCGCGTGAAGACCAGATGAACTCGACGCGCCACTTCATGCGCGAGTTGAATCGGTTCGGCGTCACCAGCGTCATCGACGCCGGCGGCGGCTTTCAGAATTATCCAGACGACTACGAAGTCATCAATGAGCTGCACAAACGCCGCGAGATGACGCTGCGTTTGGCTTACAACTTGTTCACCCAGAAGCCCAAGCAAGAGTTGACGGACTACCGCCAATGGGCTCAACTGACGAAGCCCGGTGCCGGCGACGACTTCTACCGGATGAACGGCGCCGGCGAGATGCTGGTCTACTCGGCGGCGGACTTCGAGGATTTCCTCGAGCCGCGCCCTGACATGCCGCCCGGGATGGAATCCGAGCTCAAGGCCGTCATCCGCCATCTCGTCGAAAGTCGTTGGCCGTTTCGCCTGCACGCGACCTACGACGAGACCATCACACGCGCCTTGAACGTCTATGAAGAAATTAATCGTGAGGTTCCCTTCAGCGGTCTGCACTGGTTCTTCGATCATTGTGAGACGATCTCGGACCGCAATATCGAAAGGATCAAGGCGCTTGGCGGCGGCATAGCGATCCAGCACCGCATGGCTTTTCAAGGTGAATACTTCGTGGATCGCTACGGCGCAAAACAGGCACAGCGCACTCCGCCCATCCGCAGGATGCTGGAACTCGGCGTGCCGGTCGGAGCGGGCACAGATGCAACGCGCGTCGCGAGCTACAATCCTTTCGTTGCGCTTTATTGGTTGATTAGCGG carries:
- a CDS encoding amidohydrolase, producing the protein LNGAALRAVGYTKDTPAPVGGEIQRDKQGNPTGLLIAKPNASILYSTLAKGPKLSREDQMNSTRHFMRELNRFGVTSVIDAGGGFQNYPDDYEVINELHKRREMTLRLAYNLFTQKPKQELTDYRQWAQLTKPGAGDDFYRMNGAGEMLVYSAADFEDFLEPRPDMPPGMESELKAVIRHLVESRWPFRLHATYDETITRALNVYEEINREVPFSGLHWFFDHCETISDRNIERIKALGGGIAIQHRMAFQGEYFVDRYGAKQAQRTPPIRRMLELGVPVGAGTDATRVASYNPFVALYWLISGKTIGGLALYPDENRLERMEALRLFTVGSSWFSSEEAKKGSIVPDQLADLAVLSADYFSIPGEEIKRLESLLTIVGGKVVYAAAPFERFAPPQLPVSPDWSPVATYGGYARSNALAQQSTAIFSAEFARARNCASGHGTRSPWWFGCGCFV